The Gymnogyps californianus isolate 813 chromosome 5, ASM1813914v2, whole genome shotgun sequence genome contains a region encoding:
- the PSMC3 gene encoding 26S proteasome regulatory subunit 6A isoform X2: MASVWDESEDGVGEEVLKMSTEEIVQRTRLLDSEIKIMKSEVLRVTHELQAMKDKIKENSEKIKVNKTLPYLVSNVIELLDVDPNDQEEDGANIDLDSQRKGKCAVIKTSTRQTYFLPVIGLVDAEKLKPGDLVGVNKDSYLILETLPTEYDSRVKAMEVDERPTEQYSDIGGLDKQIQELVEAIVLPMNHKEKFENLGIQPPKGVLMYGPPGTGKTLLARACAAQTKATFLKLAGPQLVQMFIGDGAKLVRDAFALAKEKAPSIIFIDELDAIGTKRFDSEKAGDREVQRTMLELLNQLDGFQPNTQVKVIAATNRVDILDPALLRSGRLDRKIEFPMPNEEARARIMQIHSRKMNVRG, from the exons ATGGCGTCGGTGTGGGATGAGTCTGAG GATGGCGTCGGCGAGGAGGTGCTGAAGATGTCCACGGAGGAGATCGTGCAGCGCACGCGCCTCCTCGACAGCGAGATCAAG ATCATGAAGAGTGAAGTACTGAGAGTGACCCATGAGCTTCAGGCCATGAAAGACAAGATCAAAGAGAACAGCGAGAAGATCAAAGTGAACAAAACCCTGCCATACCTTGTCTCTAACGTTATTGAG ctgctggATGTTGACCCCAATGAccaggaggaggatggagcaaACATTGACCTGGATTCCCAGAGAAAGGGCAAGTGTGCTGTGATCAAGACCTCTACGCGCCAG ACGTATTTCCTGCCTGTTATTGGGTTGGTTGATGCTGAGAAGTTGAAGCCTGGAGACCTAGTG GGGGTGAACAAAGACTCTTACTTGATCCTGGAGACTCTACCTACTGAATATGATTCACGGGTGAAAGCCATGGAGGTGGATGAGAGACCCACAGAGCAGTACAGTGACATCGGGGGGCTGGATAAACAAATCCAAGAG cTTGTGGAGGCCATTGTCCTGCCAATGAATCATAAGGAGAAATTTGAAAACTTGGGTATACAGCCACCCAAAGGAGTCCTTATGTACGGGCCTCCAGGAACAGGGAAGACGCTTTTAGCTCGAGCATGTGCTGCCCAGACCAAG GCTACGTTCCTGAAGCTTGCGGGTCCACAGCTTGTGCAGATGTTCATTGGCGATGGAGCTAAGCTGGTACGCGATGCTTTCGCTCTAGCCAAGGAAAAAGCTCCTTCCATCATCTTTATTGATGAACTGGATGCCATTGGCACTAAAAG GTTTGATAGTGAGAAGGCTGGTGATCGGGAGGTGCAGAGGACCATGCTGGAGTTGCTTAATCAGCTTGATGGTTTCCAGCCCAACACACAAGTCAAG GTGATTGCTGCAACCAACCGGGTTGATATCTTGGACCCAGCCTTGCTCCGCTCTGGACGATTAGATCGCAAGATTGAGTTCCCGATGCCTAATGAGGAGGCCAGAGCCAGAATTATGCAGATCCATTCACGCAAAATGAATGTCAG GGGATGA
- the PSMC3 gene encoding 26S proteasome regulatory subunit 6A isoform X1, whose product MASVWDESEDGVGEEVLKMSTEEIVQRTRLLDSEIKIMKSEVLRVTHELQAMKDKIKENSEKIKVNKTLPYLVSNVIELLDVDPNDQEEDGANIDLDSQRKGKCAVIKTSTRQTYFLPVIGLVDAEKLKPGDLVGVNKDSYLILETLPTEYDSRVKAMEVDERPTEQYSDIGGLDKQIQELVEAIVLPMNHKEKFENLGIQPPKGVLMYGPPGTGKTLLARACAAQTKATFLKLAGPQLVQMFIGDGAKLVRDAFALAKEKAPSIIFIDELDAIGTKRFDSEKAGDREVQRTMLELLNQLDGFQPNTQVKVIAATNRVDILDPALLRSGRLDRKIEFPMPNEEARARIMQIHSRKMNVSPDVNYEELARCTDDFNGAQCKAVCVEAGMIALRRGATELTHEDYMEGILEVQAKKKANLQYYA is encoded by the exons ATGGCGTCGGTGTGGGATGAGTCTGAG GATGGCGTCGGCGAGGAGGTGCTGAAGATGTCCACGGAGGAGATCGTGCAGCGCACGCGCCTCCTCGACAGCGAGATCAAG ATCATGAAGAGTGAAGTACTGAGAGTGACCCATGAGCTTCAGGCCATGAAAGACAAGATCAAAGAGAACAGCGAGAAGATCAAAGTGAACAAAACCCTGCCATACCTTGTCTCTAACGTTATTGAG ctgctggATGTTGACCCCAATGAccaggaggaggatggagcaaACATTGACCTGGATTCCCAGAGAAAGGGCAAGTGTGCTGTGATCAAGACCTCTACGCGCCAG ACGTATTTCCTGCCTGTTATTGGGTTGGTTGATGCTGAGAAGTTGAAGCCTGGAGACCTAGTG GGGGTGAACAAAGACTCTTACTTGATCCTGGAGACTCTACCTACTGAATATGATTCACGGGTGAAAGCCATGGAGGTGGATGAGAGACCCACAGAGCAGTACAGTGACATCGGGGGGCTGGATAAACAAATCCAAGAG cTTGTGGAGGCCATTGTCCTGCCAATGAATCATAAGGAGAAATTTGAAAACTTGGGTATACAGCCACCCAAAGGAGTCCTTATGTACGGGCCTCCAGGAACAGGGAAGACGCTTTTAGCTCGAGCATGTGCTGCCCAGACCAAG GCTACGTTCCTGAAGCTTGCGGGTCCACAGCTTGTGCAGATGTTCATTGGCGATGGAGCTAAGCTGGTACGCGATGCTTTCGCTCTAGCCAAGGAAAAAGCTCCTTCCATCATCTTTATTGATGAACTGGATGCCATTGGCACTAAAAG GTTTGATAGTGAGAAGGCTGGTGATCGGGAGGTGCAGAGGACCATGCTGGAGTTGCTTAATCAGCTTGATGGTTTCCAGCCCAACACACAAGTCAAG GTGATTGCTGCAACCAACCGGGTTGATATCTTGGACCCAGCCTTGCTCCGCTCTGGACGATTAGATCGCAAGATTGAGTTCCCGATGCCTAATGAGGAGGCCAGAGCCAGAATTATGCAGATCCATTCACGCAAAATGAATGTCAG CCCTGATGTAAACTATGAGGAACTGGCTCGATGCACAGATGATTTCAATGGAGCCCAGTGCAAGGCTGTGTGTGTTGAAGCG GGGATGATTGCCCTCCGCCGTGGAGCTACAGAGCTCACCCACGAGGACTACATGGAAGGAATCCTGGAGGTTCAAGCGAAGAAAAAAGCCAATCTGCAGTACTATGCCTGA
- the LOC127016838 gene encoding transmembrane protein 178B-like, whose protein sequence is MAAAAQALSGSGLLLAAAALALLAVAIGTDSWYETDARRHRERCRGFGHKRSDPPGSMSAPSSHLPLRARPPRALLPGRPPAPAPAAAALDSHCGRRFNSTVSGLWRRCHRAGYEPDSEELIRKGVIQRCTAVKYHYTSSSLPRNLPINITNTIRQDEWHALHLRRMTAGFIGMAVSIILFGWIIGVLGCCKQQELMQYVAGLLFLMGGTCCIISLCTCVAGINFELSRYPRYVYGLPEDISHGYGWSMFCAWGGLGLTLLAGFLCTLAPSLNTSRASIQKPRQENGAV, encoded by the exons ATGGCGGCCGCGGCTCAGGCGCTGAGCGGCTCCGGGCTGCTcctggccgccgccgccctcgcCCTCCTGGCCGTGGCCATCGGCACCGACTCCTGGTACGAGACGGACGCGCGACGGCACCGTGAGCGCTGCCGCGGCTTCGGCCACAAGCGCAGCGACCCGCCCGGCTCCATGTCGGCGCCCAGCTCGCACCTGCCGCTCCGCGCCCGGCCCCCGCGGGCCCTGCTGCCCGGGCGGCCCCCGGCGCCcgcgccggccgccgccgctctGGACTCGCACTGCGGCCGCCGCTTCAACTCCACCGTCTCGGGGCTCTGGAGGCGCTGCCACCGCGCGGGCTACGAGCCGGACAGCGAGGAGCTCATCCGGAAAG GAGTTATTCAGCGCTGCACTGCTGTGAAGTACCACTACAcctccagctctctgcctcGCAACTTACCCATCAACATCACAAACACCATCCGGCAGGATGAGTGGCATGCACTCC atCTGCGGAGGATGACAGCTGGCTTCATTGGCATGGCAGTCTCCATCATCCTGTTTGGGTGGATCATTGGTGTGCTGggctgctgcaaacagcaggagCTCATGCAGTATGTGGCTGGGCTGCTCTTCCTAATGGGAG gTACATGCTGTATCATCTCACTCTGCACATGCGTAGCTGGGATCAATTTTGAGTTGTCTCGCTATCCTCGCTATGTCTATGGGCTGCCAGAGGACATCAGTCATGGCTATGGCTGGTCCATGTTCTGTGCCTGGGGAGGCCTGGGCCTCACCCTGCTGGCTGGATTCCTCTGCACATTGGCCCCATCACTCAACACTTCTCGGGCATCCATACAAAAACCCAGACAAGAAAATGGGGCCGTGTGA
- the SLC39A13 gene encoding zinc transporter ZIP13, translating into MTKQKLLLDGTLSLFLIVACEAQQLPRSHVAASSGPLCEKEAESWGNLFSSERLDAWICSLIGSFMVGLSGVFPLLVIPFETGAALRSEAGSHRLKQLLSFAIGGLLGNVFLHLLPEAWAYTCSATTGEGQSFQQQKLLGLWVIIGFLTFLVLEKIFLEKEEKECPGVGCDSKAPAGKIPNGSGYPLPTVAGQSQRAGTDSTQCNGSSLQSCPTDNRIKISGYLNLLANTIDNFTHGLAVAASFLVSRKVGFLTTMAILLHEIPHEVGDFAILLRAGFDRWSAAKMQLSTALGGILGACFAICAQSPKGAGETVAWILPFTSGGFLYIALVNVVPDLLEEKNPWNSLQQILLLCTGITVMVLLSLTTE; encoded by the exons atgacaaaacaaaagcttctgCTTGATGGGACGCTTTCCTTGTTTCTGATCGTGGCCTGTGAAGCTCAGCAGCTCCCAAGGAGTCATGTTGCTGCTAGTTCTGGTCCTCTGTGCGAGAAGGAGGCAGAGTCCTGGGGAAACCTTTTCAGCAGTGAGCGGCTGGATGCCTGGATCTGTTCCCTCATCGGTTCGTTCATGGTGGGGCTGAGTGGGGTCTTCCCCTTGCTGGTGATCCCATTTGAGACAGGAGCTGCTCTGCGGTCAGAAG ctggatCACACCGTTTGAAGCAGTTGTTGAGTTTTGCAATTGGTGGACTACTGGGGAATGTGTTTCTGCACCTGCTTCCCGAAGCCTGGGCCTACACATGCAGTGCAACGACAG GAGAAGGGCAgagctttcagcagcagaagcttCTGGGTCTCTGGGTGATCATTGGTTTCCTGACCTTCCTGGTGCTAGAGAAGATCTTCctagagaaagaagagaaggagtgCCCTGGTGTG GGCTGTGATTCCAAAGCACCAGCTGGAAAGATTCCTAATGGAAGTGGCTACCCCCTGCCGACTGTGGCAGGCCAATCCCAAAGAGCAGGAACAGATTCAACTCAGTGTAATGGCTCCTCTCTCCAGTCTTGTCCAACGGACAACAGAATCAAG aTTAGTGGATACCTCAATCTGCTGGCCAACACCATTGATAACTTTACACACGGCCTGGCAGTAGCAGCCAGCTTCCTGGTTAGCAGAAAG GTTGGGTTCCTAACCACAATGGCCATTCTCCTGCACGAAATCCCACATGAG GTTGGAGACTTTGCAATCCTACTTCGGGCTGGCTTTGACCGCTGGAGTGCAGCCAAGATGCAGCTTTCCACAGCTCTGGGGGGGATTCTGGGAGCCTGCTTTGCAATATGTGCTCAGTCACCAAAAGGAGCAG GGGAAACAGTAGCCTGGATCCTCCCTTTCACTTCTGGAGGATTTCTGTATATTGCCTTGGTAAATGTTGTGCCTGatcttctggaggaaaagaatCCTTG GAACTCCCTGCAGCAAATTCTGCTCCTGTGTACAGGCATTACAGTCATGGTGCTACTCTCGCTCACAACTGAGTGA